From the genome of Mixophyes fleayi isolate aMixFle1 chromosome 2, aMixFle1.hap1, whole genome shotgun sequence, one region includes:
- the FUCA1 gene encoding tissue alpha-L-fucosidase: MEAGRTLAGLLLCLAALLLGVSPKYAPTWESLDARPLPPWFDEAKFGIFLHWGVFSVPSFGSEWFWWNWRHEKNPQYIQFMNKSYPPGFSYADFAPHFTAEFFDPDSWAELFEAAGAKYVVLTTKHHEGFTNWGSPVSWNWNSVDTGPHRDLVGDLGEAVKKRNLRYGLYHSLLEWFHPLYLIDKQNGFKTQYFVFTKTMPELYDLVTRYQPDLLWSDGDWESPDTYWNSTEFLAWVYNDSPIKDKVVVNDRWGSNCSCHHGGYYNCADKFTPSTLPDHKWEKCTSIDHFSWGYRRNMQVNQMMDEGSIISELVQTVSYGGNYLLNVGPSKDGLIMPIFQQRLRNVGKWLSINGEAIYATKPWRVQKENTTVNVWYTAKGSVVYSTFLKWPEGNIVELVSPKASPDANVTMLGLTGKLPWKPNPELGLVIQLPSIPPGVFPVEYGWTLKLEGVN; this comes from the exons ATGGAGGCTGGTCGCACCTTAGCCGGTCTCCTCTTGTGTCTGGCTGCCCTTCTGCTCGGGGTTTCTCCTAAATATGCCCCCACCTGGGAATCTCTGGACGCGCGCCCCCTGCCGCCCTGGTTCGATGAGGCCAAGTTCGGGATCTTCCTGCACTGGGGGGTGTTTTCGGTGCCCTCGTTCGGCAGCGAGTGGTTCTGGTGGAACTGGCGGCATGAGAAGAACCCGCAGTACATACAGTTCATGAACAAGAGCTACCCACCCGGCTTCTCCTACGCCGACTTCGCCCCGCATTTCACCGCTGAGTTCTTCGATCCAGACTCCTGGGCTGAGCTGTTTGAGGCAGCCGGGGCTAA gtATGTAGTCCTGACCACAAAGCATCATGAAGGTTTCACTAACTGGGGTTCTCCTGTGTCCTGGAACTGGAATTCTGTGGACACTGGACCACATCGTGACCTGGTGGGAGATTTGGGAGAGGCAGTGAAAAAAAG AAACCTGCGCTATGGATTATATCATTCGTTACTGGAGTGGTTTCATCCTCTGTATTTAATTGACAAACAAAATGGCTTCAAAACACAGTATTTTGTGTTCACAAAGACCATGCCTGAACTGTACGATCTGGTAACAAG GTACCAACCAGATTTACTTTGGTCTGATGGAGACTGGGAATCGCCAGATACTTACTGGAACTCCACAGAGTTCCTGGCCTGGGTCTACAATGACAGCCCCATCAAG GACAAAGTTGTGGTGAATGACCGTTGGGGAAGTAACTGTTCTTGCCATCACGGAGGATACTATAACTGTGCTGATAAATTCACTCCATCTACGCTCCCTGACCACAAATGGGAGAAATGTACTTCCATAGACCATTTTTCCTGGGGTTACAGACGCAACATGCAAGTCAACCAGATGATGGACGAAGGCAGCATAATTTCG GAACTGGTGCAGACTGTGAGCTATGGAGGAAATTATCTTCTGAATGTGGGACCCAGCAAGGATGGGTTGATTATGCCCATCTTTCAACAGAGGCTTCGAAATGTTGGCAAATGGCTGAGTATCAACGGAGAGGCAATTTATGCCACTAAACCTTGGAGGGTGCAAAAGGAAAACACTACAGTCAACGTCTG GTATACTGCCAAAGGTTCAGTTGTATACAGTACCTTCCTAAAATGGCCTGAAGGGAATATCGTAGAGTTGGTTTCCCCAAAAGCCTCCCCCGATGCTAAT GTGACAATGTTGGGGCTTACTGGAAAGCTGCCCTGGAAACCAAACCCAGAATTAGGGCTTGTGATTCAACTACCGTCCATTCCTCCTGGCGTTTTCCCTGTGGAATATGGCTGGACTCTGAAACTAGAAGGAGTAAATTAG